A window from Peromyscus eremicus chromosome 5, PerEre_H2_v1, whole genome shotgun sequence encodes these proteins:
- the Calml5 gene encoding calmodulin-like protein 5 isoform X2 yields the protein MSHRFAKEQNKDGHISVQELGDVMKQLGKNLSEEELKALISKVDTDQDGTISFDEFLAAMAKYKRGSTEQELRAVFSVFDKNGDGHITVDELKQAMDQLGEKLSQEELDAMIREADADQDGRVNYDEFVRIFLEK from the exons ATGTCTCACAGGTTTGCTAAGGAGCAG AATAAGGACGGCCACATCAGTGTCCAGGAACTGGGTGATGTGATGAAGCAGCTGGGTAAGAACCTCTCAGAGGAAGAACTGAAGGCGCTCATCTCCAAGGTGGACACAGACCAAGATGGCACCATCAGCTTTGACGAATTCTTGGCAGCAATGGCCAAGTATAAGAGAGGGAGCACCGAGCAGGAGCTGCGGGCTGTGTTCAGTGTCTTTGACAAGAATGGTGATGGCCACATCACTGTGGATGAGCTCAAGCAGGCCATGGATCAGCTGGGAGAGAAGCTTTCACAGGAGGAGCTGGATGCCATGATCCGTGAGGCTGATGCGGACCAGGATGGGAGGGTGAACTATGATGAGTTTGTGCGCATCTTCCTTGAGAAGTGA
- the Calml5 gene encoding calmodulin-like protein 5 isoform X1: protein MSHRFAKEQVDEFHAAFDRFDKNKDGHISVQELGDVMKQLGKNLSEEELKALISKVDTDQDGTISFDEFLAAMAKYKRGSTEQELRAVFSVFDKNGDGHITVDELKQAMDQLGEKLSQEELDAMIREADADQDGRVNYDEFVRIFLEK from the coding sequence ATGTCTCACAGGTTTGCTAAGGAGCAGGTGGACGAGTTCCATGCAGCCTTTGATAGATTTGACAAGAATAAGGACGGCCACATCAGTGTCCAGGAACTGGGTGATGTGATGAAGCAGCTGGGTAAGAACCTCTCAGAGGAAGAACTGAAGGCGCTCATCTCCAAGGTGGACACAGACCAAGATGGCACCATCAGCTTTGACGAATTCTTGGCAGCAATGGCCAAGTATAAGAGAGGGAGCACCGAGCAGGAGCTGCGGGCTGTGTTCAGTGTCTTTGACAAGAATGGTGATGGCCACATCACTGTGGATGAGCTCAAGCAGGCCATGGATCAGCTGGGAGAGAAGCTTTCACAGGAGGAGCTGGATGCCATGATCCGTGAGGCTGATGCGGACCAGGATGGGAGGGTGAACTATGATGAGTTTGTGCGCATCTTCCTTGAGAAGTGA